One genomic segment of Myripristis murdjan chromosome 20, fMyrMur1.1, whole genome shotgun sequence includes these proteins:
- the rnpc3 gene encoding RNA-binding region-containing protein 3 isoform X1, translated as MDKNEEVLVRTKTSRTLLIRHLPAELNQDEKEDLLNYFGAESVRVLSNTGPLKHAAFATFSSEKQAAKALSRLHQLQILNHTLVAEFAKGKDHVTVLKDPPVSVSANDDKEEEKKQEKKQPSIPLIETGVAPTLGLKFQSNPILKYLYPPPSNGILTNITHALLSVPKFYVQVLHLMNKMNLPCPFGPVTARPPMFELPPVPPIPMPPPLPPNYPPLPEEEMELSSEEESEYESEDDENKERIVRLMGLVNQACKRPLRTKTTSKRKKPKIKDLLYAPKPDSQSTPMLQPSDVFEQPQPAGPRKIEFHISVPEVAAILEGAGTSQGMESANEGREVNEEEPAAGSSQEGTEADGFGKLYPSVQASQQEDENKEEEENLPSDIISRKELEKGRLSRDEIKRMSVFKNYEPGEPTCRLYVKNIAKQVEEKDLKYIYGRYIDRLSEAEKNMFDIVLMKEGRMKGQAFVGLPSEQSAEKALRETNGYVLYDKPLVVQFARSARPKQDGTDAKKGKRQR; from the exons ATGGACAAGAATGAAGAGGTGCTGGTCCGTACCAAAACCAGCAGGACGCTGCTTATTCGCCACTTACCTGCTGAGCTGAACCAGGACGAGAAGGAAGACCTCCTGAATTATTTTGGAGCTGAGTCGGTCAGGGTCCTCTCAAACACAGGTCCTCTG AAACATGCAGCGTTTGCAACTTTCAGCAGCGAGAAGCAGGCAGCAAAG GCCCTCAGCAGGCTCCATCAGCTACAGATTCTCAATCATACACTTGTTGCAGAGTTTGCAAAAGGCAAAGACCATGTCACAGTGTTGAAGGACCCTCCAGTGTCAGTCAG TGCTAATGATgataaagaagaggagaagaaacaggAGAAGAAACAGCCGAGTATTCCACTCATAGAGACTGGCGTTGCACCTACCCTCGG GCTGAAATTTCAGTCAAAtcccattttgaaatatttatacCCGCCGCCTTCAAATGGAATTCTGACAAATATAACACATGCCCTCCTGAGTGTGCCAAAGTTTTATGTTCAA GTTCTTCATCTGATGAACAAGATGAATTTACCATGCCCCTTTGGCCCAGTCACAGCTAGACCCCCCATG TTTGAGCTTCCTCCCGTGCCTCCCATTCCCATGCCCCCTCCACTACCTCCCAACTACCCACCTCTACCTGAAGAGGAGATGGAGCTGTCTAGTGAGGAGGAGTCAGAGTATGAGAGCGAAGATGACGAAAACAAGGAAAG AATTGTTCGTCTGATGGGCCTGGTCAACCAAGCATGCAAGAGACCcctgagaacaaaaacaacttcCAAGAGAAAGAAGCCCAAGATCAAGGATCTACTCTACGCTCCCAAACCAGACTCTCAGAG CACTCCAATGTTGCAGCCCTCTGACGTCTTCGAGCAGCCTCAACCTGCGGGACCAAGGAAAATTGAATTCCACATTTCGGTCCCCGAGGTGGCAGCCATATTGGAAGGAGCTGGAACAAGTCAAGGGATGGAGTCTGCTAATGAAGGCAGAG AAGTGAATGAGGAGGAGCCTGCTGCCGGTAGCAGTCAGGAAGGGACCGAAGCTGATGGCTTTGGGAAGCTCTATCCCAGCGTCCAAGCCTCCCAACAGGAAGATGAgaacaaagaagaggaggagaatctCCCCTCCGACATCATCTCCAggaaggagctggagaaaggaCGGCTGTCTAGAGATG AGATAAAAAGGATGTCTGTGTTTAAAAATTATGAACCAGGCGAGCCAACCTGCAGACTGTACGTGAAGAATATCGCTAAGCAAGTGGAGGAGAAA GACCTGAAGTACATCTATGGGAGATACATTGACCGTTTGTCAGAAGCTGAGAAAAACAT GTTTGACATTGTGTTAATGAAGGAGGGGCGGATGAAGGGCCAGGCCTTTGTAGGGCTCCCCAGTGAGCAGAGTGCAGAGAAAGCCCTGCGGGAAACCAACGGCTACGTTCTCTATGACAAACCCCTCGTTGTT
- the rnpc3 gene encoding RNA-binding region-containing protein 3 isoform X2 has translation MDKNEEVLVRTKTSRTLLIRHLPAELNQDEKEDLLNYFGAESVRVLSNTGPLKHAAFATFSSEKQAAKALSRLHQLQILNHTLVAEFAKGKDHVTVLKDPPVSVSANDDKEEEKKQEKKQPSIPLIETGVAPTLGLKFQSNPILKYLYPPPSNGILTNITHALLSVPKFYVQVLHLMNKMNLPCPFGPVTARPPMFELPPVPPIPMPPPLPPNYPPLPEEEMELSSEEESEYESEDDENKERIVRLMGLVNQACKRPLRTKTTSKRKKPKIKDLLYAPKPDSQSTPMLQPSDVFEQPQPAGPRKIEFHISVPEVAAILEGAGTSQGMESANEGRVNEEEPAAGSSQEGTEADGFGKLYPSVQASQQEDENKEEEENLPSDIISRKELEKGRLSRDEIKRMSVFKNYEPGEPTCRLYVKNIAKQVEEKDLKYIYGRYIDRLSEAEKNMFDIVLMKEGRMKGQAFVGLPSEQSAEKALRETNGYVLYDKPLVVQFARSARPKQDGTDAKKGKRQR, from the exons ATGGACAAGAATGAAGAGGTGCTGGTCCGTACCAAAACCAGCAGGACGCTGCTTATTCGCCACTTACCTGCTGAGCTGAACCAGGACGAGAAGGAAGACCTCCTGAATTATTTTGGAGCTGAGTCGGTCAGGGTCCTCTCAAACACAGGTCCTCTG AAACATGCAGCGTTTGCAACTTTCAGCAGCGAGAAGCAGGCAGCAAAG GCCCTCAGCAGGCTCCATCAGCTACAGATTCTCAATCATACACTTGTTGCAGAGTTTGCAAAAGGCAAAGACCATGTCACAGTGTTGAAGGACCCTCCAGTGTCAGTCAG TGCTAATGATgataaagaagaggagaagaaacaggAGAAGAAACAGCCGAGTATTCCACTCATAGAGACTGGCGTTGCACCTACCCTCGG GCTGAAATTTCAGTCAAAtcccattttgaaatatttatacCCGCCGCCTTCAAATGGAATTCTGACAAATATAACACATGCCCTCCTGAGTGTGCCAAAGTTTTATGTTCAA GTTCTTCATCTGATGAACAAGATGAATTTACCATGCCCCTTTGGCCCAGTCACAGCTAGACCCCCCATG TTTGAGCTTCCTCCCGTGCCTCCCATTCCCATGCCCCCTCCACTACCTCCCAACTACCCACCTCTACCTGAAGAGGAGATGGAGCTGTCTAGTGAGGAGGAGTCAGAGTATGAGAGCGAAGATGACGAAAACAAGGAAAG AATTGTTCGTCTGATGGGCCTGGTCAACCAAGCATGCAAGAGACCcctgagaacaaaaacaacttcCAAGAGAAAGAAGCCCAAGATCAAGGATCTACTCTACGCTCCCAAACCAGACTCTCAGAG CACTCCAATGTTGCAGCCCTCTGACGTCTTCGAGCAGCCTCAACCTGCGGGACCAAGGAAAATTGAATTCCACATTTCGGTCCCCGAGGTGGCAGCCATATTGGAAGGAGCTGGAACAAGTCAAGGGATGGAGTCTGCTAATGAAGGCAGAG TGAATGAGGAGGAGCCTGCTGCCGGTAGCAGTCAGGAAGGGACCGAAGCTGATGGCTTTGGGAAGCTCTATCCCAGCGTCCAAGCCTCCCAACAGGAAGATGAgaacaaagaagaggaggagaatctCCCCTCCGACATCATCTCCAggaaggagctggagaaaggaCGGCTGTCTAGAGATG AGATAAAAAGGATGTCTGTGTTTAAAAATTATGAACCAGGCGAGCCAACCTGCAGACTGTACGTGAAGAATATCGCTAAGCAAGTGGAGGAGAAA GACCTGAAGTACATCTATGGGAGATACATTGACCGTTTGTCAGAAGCTGAGAAAAACAT GTTTGACATTGTGTTAATGAAGGAGGGGCGGATGAAGGGCCAGGCCTTTGTAGGGCTCCCCAGTGAGCAGAGTGCAGAGAAAGCCCTGCGGGAAACCAACGGCTACGTTCTCTATGACAAACCCCTCGTTGTT